The following are encoded together in the Malaya genurostris strain Urasoe2022 chromosome 3, Malgen_1.1, whole genome shotgun sequence genome:
- the LOC131434395 gene encoding uncharacterized protein LOC131434395, with the protein MQHEEELNITPPSSQTFSCVACQRPDSADNLVQCDKCNCWWHYSCAGVTDSVEGRDWTCSRCLPAPSKSNSNKSGSSRKARLELSLQRLEEQKSLAKKQLELDLEKRFLTKKFHLLEQSILEEESVGNMSVRSRIDEIENRDRANHVSQWVDQQAMSVPNSEPAVQSNIVIRDTCIPTVFVNGRREVQSFQQTQECVSVQLLERRLHDCQVNPTSLQLQALQEQLNRCQIHLQQQMLVPKPKRLDPSIVSRRPVPTDTAPTGALPVSAVPIGEAPVGVIPTSAAPTGAVPADTAPTGALPVSVDLIGTVPVNAIPTGTVSAGVNHVGKFPVGAVPVGDASAGAVHNTIPVGAAPTSTVSTGTTAVGAVPVGASYFNSIPFGAVPASTIPTGAVPIGMYPTGMLSNNFHNQLKQQRISETIPAPLLPPPAVQNESGFNFAHPDDQMRNFPAHSSHAIPPGSNEIPFRTVSTRNPSPEQIAARHVMPRDLPEFSGDPEEWPIFISSFNNSTAVCGYNLGENLARLQRCLKGEALKSVRYYLLSPASVPDVIRTLQTLYGRPEIIINKLIRNVRDCPTPKSERLETLIEFGLTVRNLTQHLISAGQHDHLSNPVLLQELIEKLPANVKLQWAQHLAHHSVPTLKVFSDFMSSVIESVSKVVLFVGNRGKPEKSGPREKGFLHAHSENTVSPKKDMKRADSPRKCLVCERGDHRVRDCAKFKESSVADRWKAIHSLKMCRTCLNTHGRRTCRSTERCGINGCQFRHHPLLHAEIQNKSTSPSLENHAFHHCGQSILFRIVPITIHGKTKSVNTFAFLDEGSSTTLVERSLTEQIGIEGPNVPLCLKWTGDMTRSEDESQLVTLEVSQRGGRRRYPLRNARTISCLNLPSQTVRFDELQREYGHLKGLEIRSYENAKPQLLIGLRDLSLAVPLKIKEGDDGPIAVKSRLGWSVYGSLSGTRKSLNFLNFHACDCESLNEMVRDYIATEDCGVSSKILLESDSDKRANMLLEQTTVRIGNRFTTGLLWRHDYVELPDSYMMAIRRLECLERRMHRNETLKESIHRQIAEYQQKGYAHCASTEELESADPRRIWYLPLGAVTNPNKPGKVRLIWDAAARVNGISLNSVLLSGPDLLTPLPSVLFRFRQYSVAISSDIKEMFHQLRINDRDKHSQRFLWRESSDKEPKVFLMDVATFGATCSPTSAQFVKNKNALEFTDKFPRAVQGIIQNHYVDDYLDSFETVDEAKSVAEAVRLIHSKGGFTIHNWISNSKSVLDHLGEVSNADIKHLTSGKGHIAERVLGMLWLPESDELGFSTSFTDRVRTAMKMGDRPTKRMVLKTVMSLFDPLGLLATFLVHGKILLQDIWRTGIKWDDSVNDKHFESWLRWIDLIKQVSNFRIPRCYFHDASAMLYDSLQAHVFVDASEAAYSAALYFRIRRSDGIFQCSLVAAKTKVAPLKHVTIPRLELMAALLGARLLSFVIENHTISVRKRFLWTDSATVLSWICSDHRTYRQFVACRVGEISSVTNESEWRWVPSKFNVADEATKWGKGPCFDAGCRWYVGPDFLCLPEDDWPKQPTTVATKEEIRPCLIHQETLPTTLIHFDRFSSWNRLSRSSAYLVRAITFWKRKKIGVAGTRRLALSQEEIREGETLIWKLVQREVYADELVLLSRNELLPEKERMGLLRSSNLYTLSPKLGQDGLIRLDGRIGATELASSNVKYPVILPTSHRVTNLLVDHYHRKFLHGNSETVFNELRQHYYVPRLRVLIRKIARQCQWCKVQKARPALPRMAPLPAARLSPYVRPFSFVGLDYFGPMLVRVGRSNAKRWIALFTCLTIRAVHVEVAHELSTQSCISCIRRFVCRRGPPIEIYSDNGKNFVGANRLLKEQIQQIETSASETFTNAQTKWVFIPPSAPHWGGSWERMVKSVKAALINLPQDRKLDDESLQTMLVEAEYIVNSRPLTYLPLDSAEHDALTPNHFLLGSSNGLKQPVSTTTDKYSIRNSWDLIQRNLDCFWTRWIREYLPTLTKRTKWFDEVRPVQPGDLVVIIDEARRNSWIRGRVLEAIASSDGRVRQVLVQTSSGIFRRPVSELAVLDVGEVGKDESSTHPYGRGYVAAESTRLATRLSEEMNTDISDSKEEVTSSKQ; encoded by the coding sequence ATGCAGCACGAGGAAGAATTGAACATAACCCCACCGTCGAGCCAAACGTTCAGCTGCGTGGCTTGTCAGCGACCGGACTCCGCAGATAATTTAGTGCAATGCGATAAATGTAACTGCTGGTGGCATTATTCATGCGCTGGCGTGACGGACTCTGTAGAGGGGCGAGATTGGACGTGCTCAAGGTGCCTCCCCGCTCCATCGAAGTCTAATTCAAATAAGTCCGGATCTAGCCGTAAAGCACGGTTGGAGCTAAGTTTGCAACGTCTGGAGGAACAAAAATCATTAGCAAAAAAGCAGCTAGAGCTGGACTTAGAAAAACGGTTCCTTactaaaaaatttcatttactggAACAAAGTATTCTTGAAGAAGAAAGTGTCGGGAACATGAGTGTTCGTAGTCGAATTGATGAGATCGAGAATCGAGACCGAGCAAATCACGTTTCACAGTGGGTCGATCAGCAGGCGATGTCGGTTCCAAATTCGGAACCAGCTGTTCAGTCGAATATAGTTATCAGAGATACTTGCATCCCAACCGTTTTTGTAAACGGGCGACGAGAGGTTCAATCGTTTCAACAGACCCAAGAATGTGTCTCAGTGCAGTTACTCGAACGGCGTTTACACGACTGTCAAGTAAATCCGACTTCATTACAGCTACAAGCTCTCCAGGAGCAACTAAACAGATGTCAGATCCACCTGCAACAACAGATGCTAGTACCGAAACCCAAGCGGTTAGATCCTTCTATTGTATCACGCCGGCCGGTTCCTACCGACACGGCTCCTACCGGCGCGCTTCCTGTAAGCGCTGTTCCTATCGGTGAAGCTCCAGTCGGCGTAATTCCTACCAGTGCTGCTCCTACCGGCGCGGTTCCTGCCGATACGGCTCCAACTGGTGCGCTCCCTGTCAGCGTTGATCTTATTGGCACAGTTCCTGTGAATGCAATTCCTACCGGTACGGTTTCAGCCGGCGTGAATCACGTCGGCAAATTTCCTGTTGGCGCTGTTCCCGTTGGCGATGCTTCTGCCGGCGCAGTTCACAACACAATTCCTGTAGGCGCAGCTCCCACCAGCACGGTTTCTACCGGCACAACTGCTGTCGGCGCTGTTCCTGTTGGCGCGAGTTATTTCAACTCAATTCCTTTCGGCGCGGTTCCTGCCAGCACAATTCCTACTGGTGCGGTTCCTATTGGCATGTATCCCACGGGAATGTTATCTAATAATTTCCACAATCAATTGAAACAACAGCGCATAAGTGAAACAATTCCAGCGCCGTTGCTCCCGCCACCCGCGGTACAAAATGAAAGTGGTTTCAATTTCGCACATCCAGATGATCAGATGCGGAATTTTCCCGCGCACTCATCGCATGCCATACCTCCCGGTAGTAACGAAATTCCATTCAGGACAGTCTCGACTCGTAATCCTTCCCCAGAGCAAATAGCTGCTCGACATGTGATGCCTCGCGATTTGCCGGAATTCTCAGGAGATCCCGAAGAGTGGCCTATCTTCATAAGTAGTTTCAACAATTCAACAGCGGTATGTGGGTATAATCTGGGCGAAAATCTTGCTCGATTACAACGATGTCTGAAAGGCGAAGCTTTAAAGTCAGTACGGTACTACTTATTGAGCCCAGCATCAGTTCCTGATGTCATTAGGACACTTCAGACACTCTACGGTAGACCTGAGATCATTATTAATAAGTTGATTAGGAATGTACGGGATTGTCCTACTCCAAAGAGTGAACGGCTAGAGACGCTCATTGAATTCGGTTTAACCGTCAGAAATCTAACGCAACATCTCATCTCAGCAGGCCAACATGATCATCTCTCCAATCCCGTTCTTCTGCAAGAGCTCATTGAAAAGCTGCCGGCGAATGTTAAGCTACAGTGGGCTCAGCATTTGGCACATCATTCCGTACCCACGCTAAAAGTATTTAGCGATTTCATGTCGTCAGTGATAGAATCCGTTAGCAAAGTGGTATTGTTTGTAGGAAATCGTGGTAAACCGGAGAAGAGTGGACCTAGGGAAAAAGGTTTCCTGCATGCTCACAGTGAAAATACGGTATCACCGAAGAAGGATATGAAACGAGCAGATTCTCCAAGAAAATGCTTAGTTTGTGAAAGAGGAGACCATCGCGTCAGAGACTGTGCAAAATTCAAAGAGAGTAGTGTTGCCGATCGATGGAAAGCCATCCATTCTTTGAAAATGTGTAGAACCTGTCTGAATACACATGGCCGTCGAACATGTCGTAGTACTGAACGATGCGGTATAAACGGGTGTCAGTTTCGGCACCATCCACTGCTCCATGCAGAAATACAGAATAAATCTACATCTCCGTCTCTTGAGAATCATGCCTTTCATCATTGTGGACAATCGATATTATTCCGGATTGTTCCTATCACCATTCACGGCAAAACAAAATCCGTGAATACTTTCGCTTTTCTCGACGAGGGGTCATCGACAACGCTCGTTGAAAGAAGTTTAACCGAACAGATTGGCATCGAAGGACCGAACGTTCCTTTGTGCTTGAAGTGGACTGGTGATATGACCCGTTCGGAAGACGAATCCCAGTTGGTCACATTAGAAGTTTCACAGCGTGGCGGACGTCGGCGATATCCTCTGAGAAATGCCCGGACGATAAGTTGTCTCAATCTTCCATCGCAAACCGTACGTTTCGATGAACTACAACGTGAATACGGGCACCTCAAGGGTTTAGAAATCCGCAGTTATGAGAATGCTAAGCCACAATTGTTGATTGGTCTCCGAGATTTGTCGCTGGCTGTACCGCTGAAAATTAAAGAAGGTGATGATGGACCCATAGCAGTAAAATCTCGGTTAGGCTGGTCCGTGTATGGTAGCCTCTCCGGCACAAGAAAATCGTTAAATTTTCTCAACTTCCATGCTTGCGATTGTGAGAGTCTTAACGAAATGGTGCGGGACTACATTGCGACAGAGGACTGTGGTGTAAGTTCAAAAATACTTTTAGAATCCGATAGCGATAAGCGAGCCAACATGTTGCTCGAGCAAACGACCGTTCGAATCGGCAACCGTTTCACGACTGGGTTGCTATGGAGACACGATTACGTAGAGCTACCGGACAGTTATATGATGGCAATTCGACGACTGGAATGTTTGGAACGTCGTATGCACCGTAATGAAACGTTAAAAGAAAGTATTCATCGTCAAATCGCTGAGTAccaacaaaaaggttacgctcaTTGTGCTTCGACTGAAGAGTTGGAATCCGCGGATCCAAGGCGTATCTGGTACCTTCCTCTCGGCGCGGTTACTAACCCCAACAAACCGGGAAAAGTGAGGTTAATATGGGACGCGGCGGCTAGAGTAAACGGTATTTCTTTAAACTCCGTCCTTCTATCGGGACCCGATCTTTTGACACCCCTGCCGTCAGTCTTGtttcgatttcggcaatattcggTGGCGATCTCGAGTGACATCAAGGAGATGTTCCACCAACTTCGGATTAATGATCGCGACAAGCACTCCCAACGTTTCTTATGGCGCGAAAGCTCAGATAAAGAGCCAAAAGTATTTCTGATGGATGTCGCCACCTTCGGGGCTACTTGCTCGCCGACATCTGCGCAATTtgtcaaaaacaaaaacgcGCTTGAGTTCACTGATAAATTCCCACGAGCAGTACAAGGTATCATTCAAAACCACTACGTGGACGATTACCTTGACAGTTTTGAAACGGTCGATGAGGCAAAATCTGTCGCTGAAGCAGTGCGACTGATCCATTCAAAGGGAGGGTTTACCATTCACAATTGGATCTCTAATAGCAAATCTGTACTAGACCACCTCGGTGAGGTTTCGAACGCAGATATTAAACACCTGACATCGGGAAAAGGCCACATTGCTGAACGTGTTCTGGGTATGCTGTGGCTTCCAGAGAGTGATGAACTTGGCTTTTCTACTTCGTTCACTGATCGTGTTAGAACCGCAATGAAAATGGGTGATAGGCCGACAAAAAGGATGGTGTTGAAAACAGTAATGAGCCTTTTTGATCCTTTAGGATTGCTGGCCACCTTTTTGGTCCACGGGAAAATTCTTTTGCAAGATATATGGCGCACTGGAATAAAATGGGACGATTCGGTCAACGATAAACATTTCGAAAGCTGGTTACGTTGGATAGATTTAATCAAACAAGTGAGTAACTTCAGAATTCCTCGATGCTACTTTCACGACGCCAGTGCAATGCTGTACGACTCGTTGCAAGCACACGTGTTCGTGGATGCGAGTGAAGCTGCATACTCAGCTGCACTGTACTTTCGGATCAGACGTTCAGATGGAATCTTTCAATGTAGTTTGGTGGCTGCGAAAACCAAGGTCGCTCCGCTAAAACACGTTACAATTCCACGGTTAGAATTAATGGCTGCCTTGTTGGGTGCACGTTTGCTGTCATTTGTCATCGAAAACCATACAATTTCGGTTCGCAAACGGTTCTTATGGACCGATTCTGCTACGGTATTATCGTGGATATGTTCCGATCATCGCACCTATCGACAGTTCGTAGCCTGCCGCGTAGGAGAGATTTCATCAGTTACTAACGAGAGCGAGTGGAGATGGGTGCCGAGTAAATTCAACGTCGCTGATGAAGCTACTAAGTGGGGTAAGGGACCCTGCTTCGACGCGGGTTGTCGTTGGTACGTGGGACCTGATTTTCTATGTTTGCCCGAAGATGACTGGCCAAAACAACCTACAACAGTCGCTacaaaagaagaaattcgtcCGTGTCTTATCCATCAAGAGACTCTGCCAACAACGTTAATTCATTTCGACCGCTTCTCAAGCTGGAACCGCCTTTCGAGATCGTCAGCCTATTTGGTGAGAGCAATTACCTTTTGGAAGCGGAAGAAAATTGGAGTCGCTGGCACAAGACGGTTAGCGCTGAGTCAAGAGGAGATACGAGAAGGGGAAACATTGATTTGGAAACTAGTTCAAAGAGAAGTATACGCCGATGAACTGGTACTTCTATCCAGAAACGAACTTCTTCCTGAAAAGGAACGAATGGGACTCCTGCGATCAAGCAACCTGTACACGTTGTCACCGAAATTGGGACAAGATGGCCTAATACGCTTGGATGGGCGTATAGGAGCAACTGAATTAGCATCTTCGAATGTAAAATACCCCGTCATACTTCCTACGTCACACCGTGTAACGAACCTCTTAGTTGATCACTATCATCGTAAGTTCTTACATGGAAACTCGGAAACTGTATTCAACGAACTAAGACAGCATTATTATGTGCCAAGACTTCGCGTTCTAATCAGAAAAATCGCGAGACAATGTCAGTGGTGCAAGGTACAGAAAGCACGACCAGCTCTGCCAAGGATGGCACCGTTACCAGCTGCTCGTTTGTCGCCATACGTACGGCCGTTTAGTTTCGTGGGTCTGGACTATTTTGGGCCTATGTTGGTGAGAGTCGGAAGATCGAATGCGAAAAGGTGGATCGCGTTGTTCACCTGTCTTACGATACGAGCGGTACATGTAGAGGTAGCTCATGAGTTGTCTACACAGTCCTGTATCTCGTGCATACGTCGGTTCGTATGTCGCCGGGGACCTCCCATAGAAATTTATTCCGACAATGGGAAAAATTTCGTGGGAGCCAATCGTCTTCTTAAAGAACAAATTCAACAAATCGAAACTTCGGCTTCCGAAACTTTTACTAATGCTCAAACTAAGTGGGTTTTCATACCCCCTTCTGCACCACACTGGGGAGGCTCCTGGGAGCGAATGGTGAAATCTGTGAAAGCTGCTCTAATTAACCTTCCTCAAGACCGTAAACTTGACGATGAATCCTTGCAAACGATGCTCGTGGAGGCAGAATATATAGTCAACAGTCGTCCTCTAACCTACTTACCTCTCGATTCGGCGGAACATGATGCATTGACCCCTAACCATTTCCTCCTCGGCAGTTCGAATGGCCTTAAGCAACCAGTTTCTACGACCACAGACAAATACTCCATTCGAAACTCTTGGGATTTGATTCAAAGAAATCTGGATTGTTTTTGGACCCGCTGGATACGTGAATA